CCTTCTATTTTAAGCGTCTTGGTAATCTCTATCGTCTTCACTCCAATCCTTCGTACAGAAGGTATGGTGAACAAGTTTTTTGACGCCATCGGCCTTCACTTCCTGAGTCAGGCATGGCTGACCAACCCCCATCTTGTAATTTGGACGGTTGCTCTGGTTGCCATCTGGCAGCAAGCCGGCTTCCAAATGGCTATTTACTTGGCTGGCCTGCAATCCATCTCGAAGGAATACTATGAAGCTGCAACGATTGACGGTGCAGGTGCTTGGAGAAGCTTTACGAACATTACCGTTCCGCTTCTGCTGCCGGCCATCAATATCAACTTAATGCTTACGCTGATCGGCGGATTGAAAGTATTCTCCGAAGTATTCGTTTTGACCAGCGGCGGTCCGGGCAATTCCTCGCAGGTTGTAGGCACGATTATTCTTCGGGCGTTTGGCGAAGGCAACTGGGGCCTTGGCACGGCGATCAATACGCTGCTGTTCCTCATCGTCAGCCTGATAGCAATCCCGTTGCTGATCTTCATGCGCCGTAAGGAGGTTACCGAATAATGAATTTCACTCGAAAAATATCTCTGCGTAACTACCTTGTAGAAATCATATTGCTCATCGCTTGCCTGGGCATAATCATTCCGCTTTTGCTTATGATATTTGGTTCGTTTATGACTAGCGCCGAAGTTTCCAAGTTTCAGATCCGGTTTCCGGACAAATGGATGTTCTCTAACTATGTGACCGTGTTTAAGGAAGGCGGTCTTGCCCGCGCGTTTCTGAACGGTATCGTCATCACCGGAGTATCCGCAGTATTGAACATTATCACGTCTTCCGCAGCCGCCTTTATATTAGCGCGCCGCAACAGCAAGGTTGCAAGCTACCTGTATCTGTTTTTCTTCATGGGATTAATCGCTCCGATGTCCACCATCACAACGATCCGCGTCGTGCAATGGCTGGGCTTCTACGGCAGCATCACGAGCGTCATTCTCATTTATGCAGCTTTAAATACGGCATTCAGTATCTTTTTATACAGCGGTTTTATCAAATCGGTGCCAAAAGTGCTAGATGAGGTTGCTTTCCTGGAAGGCGCGAGCCTGATGGGCGTGTTCTTCCGAATCATTACGCCGCTTATCGTACCGGTTAACGCAACGGTTGCCATCATGGTTTTCATGTCGGTATGGAACGACATCACGATCCCTCTGTACTTCCTTACCGACAGCTCGACATGGACGATGCCGCTTTCCATCTACAATTTCTACGGCAAATACAGCCGTGACTGGAATCTGATTTTTGCCGACCTCGTAATGACGTCGATCCCTGTCCTCATTCTTTATTTAGCGGGACAAAAATATATCGTCAGCGGTCTTACGGCAGGTGCGGTAAAAGGTTAAGCCTGCAAAAGTGATTGCACAAAAACGGACTGTCCCTTCAAAATAAAGGCCTTGAGAAATCAAGGCTTTTTTATATGAATTTTCTTCCTTAAATCGCGCAAACTAAGCCGTCTTGCAAAACAATCGAAGGAGTGGATATCATGCGTGAAGGTTTGATTCCTGCTGTTCTCGGAACTGTTGTGTCGGCCTCTGGTGCATCCCTGCTAAGAAAAAGCAAGTATAAGCTTGTGGGTACCGGCGTTCTCGGATTTGGCCTGGCCCATATGGTGCTTGGCGCCATTGACCTGATTGAGCACCGTTAGTTTTGCAGGACAAGCAGGGAGGGAGCCACCCTTGGCTCCCTCCCTTTCGCTGACTTTTAACTACGCCTAAAAATCTTGACCCGTTGCAACACTGTTTCTCTAGACCCACACGACCTTCATCATATATGATAAGGGTCGTTGTTTTTTTCACGTGGTTAGGAAATTACTGGAGGTTGTAAAGAGTGAGCGATTTAAACGTATCAAGTTCAAAAGTTTCTTCGAATGTCTTTGCCATCTGGATCAGCTTATTCAGCAATCTGATTCTGACGGGCATTAAACTAATTGTAGGCCTTATGTTCAAAAGCCAGGTATTAATTGCTGACGGTGTACATAACGCCGGTGACGTCATTGCGTCGATGGCTGCCTTAGGCGCCGCAAAAGTTGCGCAGAAGCCTGCGGATGAGGACCATCCGTACGGCCATGGCAAAAGCGAGTTGATCGGCTCTGCGCTGGTTGCCATTATTATGGTGATCGCCGCTTTATTTATCGCTTATCATTCGTTCGAGTCCTTCTTCCACCCTGCCGCAGCGGCAAGCATCGTCGCATTTGTTGCCGCCGTCGTCTCCCTTTTCTGGAAGCTGTGGTTATACATATATTGCATTCGGATCAGCAAGCAAACGAGCAGTAAAAGTCTTGAGGCTACCGCTTTCGACCATCTGGCCGATGTTTATGCTTCGCTTGCCGCCGTTATCGGTATCGGAGCTGCTATTATCGGGGAAAGAAACGATATCGCGTTTCTAAGCTACGGCGATGCGGCCGCTGGGATTGTTGTTGCCTATTTCGTATTGAAGCTTGCTTATCATATGGGAAAAGAAGCCGTGGATGTATTAATGGAGAAAACCGTATCCCCGGCGATGCTTCAGGATTACGAGCGTCTTGTCTCCTCCATCCCGGAAGTAAAGCGTATTGATAGAATTCGGGCGAGAGAATTCGGCCAATATGTCATGATTGATGTCCGTGTCGGCATTCCCGGAGAGCTTACCATTCAGGAAGGCCATGATGTCTCCCGAAAAATAAAACAAATTATTCTCGACCATCACAAGGATGTGGAAGAAGTCCTCATCCATCTGAATCCGTGGTATAAGGATGATTCGAAGTAACCCTCCTCTAAAGACCTGCAAAGGTCTTTTTTTGATTCCAAAAAATACAATTTAACAATCGGTAATCTGTTGTATTGCGAGGTGA
This region of Paenibacillus sp. JDR-2 genomic DNA includes:
- a CDS encoding carbohydrate ABC transporter permease — protein: MMTRSKSMYGYYLVWPALLIYTVFFVLPAIIGLYYSFTDWRLDRIGIKFIGFDNFNKIFTDDTLILAMKNTFIFALATVVGKNVIGLVLAIALNMRLKSRNFLRAIFYSPSILSVLVISIVFTPILRTEGMVNKFFDAIGLHFLSQAWLTNPHLVIWTVALVAIWQQAGFQMAIYLAGLQSISKEYYEAATIDGAGAWRSFTNITVPLLLPAININLMLTLIGGLKVFSEVFVLTSGGPGNSSQVVGTIILRAFGEGNWGLGTAINTLLFLIVSLIAIPLLIFMRRKEVTE
- a CDS encoding carbohydrate ABC transporter permease: MNFTRKISLRNYLVEIILLIACLGIIIPLLLMIFGSFMTSAEVSKFQIRFPDKWMFSNYVTVFKEGGLARAFLNGIVITGVSAVLNIITSSAAAFILARRNSKVASYLYLFFFMGLIAPMSTITTIRVVQWLGFYGSITSVILIYAALNTAFSIFLYSGFIKSVPKVLDEVAFLEGASLMGVFFRIITPLIVPVNATVAIMVFMSVWNDITIPLYFLTDSSTWTMPLSIYNFYGKYSRDWNLIFADLVMTSIPVLILYLAGQKYIVSGLTAGAVKG
- a CDS encoding cation diffusion facilitator family transporter; this encodes MSDLNVSSSKVSSNVFAIWISLFSNLILTGIKLIVGLMFKSQVLIADGVHNAGDVIASMAALGAAKVAQKPADEDHPYGHGKSELIGSALVAIIMVIAALFIAYHSFESFFHPAAAASIVAFVAAVVSLFWKLWLYIYCIRISKQTSSKSLEATAFDHLADVYASLAAVIGIGAAIIGERNDIAFLSYGDAAAGIVVAYFVLKLAYHMGKEAVDVLMEKTVSPAMLQDYERLVSSIPEVKRIDRIRAREFGQYVMIDVRVGIPGELTIQEGHDVSRKIKQIILDHHKDVEEVLIHLNPWYKDDSK